Genomic DNA from Nonomuraea rubra:
CGGCGGCCAGGTGGAACTGCTGGAAGACGAAGCCGATGACGTTCGCGCGCAGGGCGGAGAGCTGCCGGTCGGTGAGCGTGAGCACGTCGTGCCCGGCGATGCGGACGGTGCCGCCGGAGGGCCGGTCGAGGGTGCCGAGCATGTTGAGCATGGTCGACTTGCCGGAGCCGGACGGGCCGACGATGCCGACGAGCTCGCTGTGGTCGATGCCCAGCGAGACCCCGCGGAGCGCGGCCACGTCGCCGTAGTGCCTGCTGACGTCGAGCAGTTCGGCGATCACTTGGGCACCGCCACGGTGGCGCCTTCCGGCACGCCCTCGACCTCGACCTTGCCGTCGGCGAACATGCCCACCTCGACCGCGACGTAGCCGGTGGACGCGCCCTCCACGACCTGGACGCCGTAGCCGCCCTCGGCCAGGGCGAGCAGCGCTCCGACGGGTACGGCCAGCACGTTCTCGCGCCGTTCCGAGACGATGGTGACGTCCACGGGGGCGGCGTCGTACGGCTTCTTCAGCCCGCTCACCGACACCTTCACCTCGACGGTGGTGACGGTGTCGTTGCCGCTGGTCGTCTCGGTGGCGACCTTGCCCACGCTCTTGACCTCGCCCTTCACGGTGGCGCCGTCGGGCAGCTCGACGGTGGCCCGCATGCCCTTCCTGACGAGGTGCTCGTCGGCGACGTCCAGGGCGACGCGCACCTCGCGGGTGGTGCCGGTGGTGTCGAGCACGGGCCCGCTGGCGGTGTCGCCGAGTGCCTTGCGCAGCTCGGCGACGCGGATGCGGCCGTCGGCCACGACGACGTCGCCCGGCTGGACGGTGCCGGTGACGTCGAGACCGAGGTCCTCCTGCCAGTCCTCGACCGCCTCCCTGGTGGCCCAGGTGAACTCGTCGTCCACGTCGAAGCCGTCGTAGCCGAGCTTGTCCAGGTTGCGTTCGAGCAGCTCGACGTCCTTGCCCTCGACGCCGTCGCGCAGCTCACGGTACAGGGGCATGGTGCCGTA
This window encodes:
- a CDS encoding peptidoglycan-binding protein; its protein translation is MTKVEEAPRAPGPALRALPPRRRGPIRALAWTGGAALLAAAVAAAAVGFGGDSAGTAVAGRTPPATAQVTRTTLTETKTVDGTLGYGDPLTVSAKSQGTITWLPAEGSVITRGHAVYSVDADRRPLLYGTMPLYRELRDGVEGKDVELLERNLDKLGYDGFDVDDEFTWATREAVEDWQEDLGLDVTGTVQPGDVVVADGRIRVAELRKALGDTASGPVLDTTGTTREVRVALDVADEHLVRKGMRATVELPDGATVKGEVKSVGKVATETTSGNDTVTTVEVKVSVSGLKKPYDAAPVDVTIVSERRENVLAVPVGALLALAEGGYGVQVVEGASTGYVAVEVGMFADGKVEVEGVPEGATVAVPK